Proteins co-encoded in one Myripristis murdjan chromosome 4, fMyrMur1.1, whole genome shotgun sequence genomic window:
- the LOC115357892 gene encoding serine/threonine-protein kinase pim-2-like: MACRDLQAFHSPPSPASRRLLGRKTQTCPARIQRHHEVGNILPVEDGPADRRSAKTKRKATSDKSLQGEAKRMKGKSPEPHAQLAEEVQAGAASPNSNTAPFCSELPNRTLSRAEFQARYLQTQPLGKGGFGSVFAGFRIADYLPVALKHISREKVICTPKLLNGKLYQFPLEVELLFQAGAGAGPSGSSAAVTLLDWFYMEQQLILVMERPFPSVDLHHYLAAQGGFVDENQAKLLMRQLVDAAIEIHTKGVFHRDLKPRNILMDIRSQLPCVRLIDFGCGSTLHEGFYTEYSGTFYYTPPEWFRFRRCSAGPTTVWQLGVVLFEMLFSHRPFKTESQIIHSHLVFGDEVSQECQHFLSQCLAKSPECRPTLEQLRLHPWLR; encoded by the exons ATGGCCTGCAGAGACCTGCAGGCCTTTCACTCTCCACCTTCTCCTGCCTCCAGGAGACTTCTGG GCAGGAAGACACAGACCTGTCCAGCCAGGATCCAGAGGCATCATGAAGTGGGCAACATCCTCCCAGTGGAGGACGGCCCAGCTGACAGGAGGTCAGCCAAGACAAAGAGGAAGGCCACCTCTGACAAAAGCCTGCAGGGAGAAGCAAAGAGGATGAAGGGAAAGAGCCCAGAGCCTCATGCTCAGTTAGCAGAGGAAGTTCAGGCTGGAGCAGCTTCACCCAACAGCAACACTGCCCCCTTCTGCTCTGAGCTCCCCAACAGGACTCTCAGCAGAG ctgaattTCAGGCCAGATACTTGCAGACGCAGCCTCTTGGTAAAGGAGGCTTTGGATCAGTGTTTGCTGGCTTCCGCATCGCAGACTATTTGCCT GTTGCTCTTAAACACATCAGCAGAGAAAAGGTGATCTGCACACCAAAG CTGCTCAATGGGAAGCTGTATCAGTTCCCcctggaggtggagctgctgttcCAAGCGGGAGCAGGAGCGGGGCCGTCGGGCAGCAGCGCAGCAGTGACGCTGCTCGACTGGTTTTACATGGAGCAGCAACTCATCCTGGTCATGGAGAGGCCATTTCCCTCCGTAGACCTTCACCACTACCTCGCTGCCCAAGGCGGCTTCGTGGACGAGAACCAGGCCAAG ctTCTCATGAGGCAGCTTGTAGACGCTGCCATCGAAATCCACACCAAGGGAGTGTTTCACCGTGACCTGAAACCCCGAAACATCCTCATGGACATCAGATCACAGCTCCCGTGCGTCCGCCTCATCGACTTCGGCTGTGGCTCCACACTACATGAAGGATTCTACACCGAGTACTCAG GAACCTTCTATTACACCCCACCAGAGTGGTTTAGGTTCAGGCGCTGCAGTGCAGGTCCCACCACAGTGTGGCAGCTGGGGGTGGTGCTCTTTGAGATGCTCTTCTCTCACAGGCCCTTTAAGACCGAGAGCCAAATCATCCACAGCCACCTTGTCTTCGGGGATGAGGTGTCTCAGG AGTGCCAGCATTTTTTGAGCCAGTGTCTGGCCAAGAGCCCTGAGTGCCGTCCCACCCTGGAGCAGCTGAGGCTCCACCCCTGGCTGCGTTGA